In Corylus avellana chromosome ca2, CavTom2PMs-1.0, the following proteins share a genomic window:
- the LOC132172959 gene encoding L10-interacting MYB domain-containing protein: MGIRALNGSERLRTIWTPEMDGYFIYLMLEQVGKGNRFDDHLFSKRAWKHMTSLFNAKFKFHYEKDVLKNRHKTLRNLYKIVKNLLDQKGFSWDEKRQMVTADNNVWDDYIKVHPDARSYRIKSIPCYSHLCTIYGNVTTEQKGDNVPELSLPTSENGTNSTTQPTDVGEILIDEYYDISISEKADEEALPNVIGTTLGSRSRTYWQPPMDHYFIELMLEQVRKGNRVDGVFTKQAWMEMIASFNSEFGFNYGMDILKNRYKTLRRQYNVIKNLLDLDGFAWDDTRQMVIADDCVWQDYIKAHTDARQFMTRPVPYYKNLCVICDPSADEKYCFLGLEQQNEVEQIKFLKTSNTSQSAMSVSSEDQVDEEQESTHADQKNKRQLENCSNSGHLRKLRRKDESMASAIREMASAVSSLSDKKKDDDNSNSIPIENVIEAIQALPDMDEDLVLDACDFLEDEKKAKTFLALDVKLRKKWLLRKLRPQQQE, translated from the exons ATGGGTATCCGAGCCCTAAATGGTAGTGAGCGCTTGAGAACGATTTGGACACCTGAAATGGATGGATATTTCATTTACCTCATGTTAGAGCAGGTTGGCAAAGGAAATAGATTTGATGATCATTTATTCAGCAAACGAGCATGGAAGCATATGACCTCACTGTTCAatgcaaaattcaaatttcattatGAAAAGGATGTTCTGAAAAATCGGCACAAAACACTGAGGAATCTGTACAAGATTGTTAAGAATCTCCTTGACCAGAAGGGTTTTAGCTGGGATGAAAAGCGTCAAATGGTTACTGCTGATAATAATGTCTGGGATGATTATATCAAG GTACATCCAGATGCACGTTCATACAGAATCAAAAGCATCCCATGCTATAGTCATCTGTGCACGATATATGGAAATGTAACCACCGAACAGAAAG GTGACAATGTGCCAGAATTATCGTTACCTACAAGTGAGAATGGAACAAACTCAACCACACAGCCAACAGATGTTGGTGAAATCCTGATTGATGAATATTATGATATCTCTATATCAGAAAAAGCTGATGAAGAAGCTTTACCAAATGTAATTGGAACCACTTTGGGTAGCAGGTCCAGGACTTATTGGCAGCCACCAATGGACCATTACTTTATTGAGCTTATGCTAGAACAAGTGCGGAAAGGAAACCGGGTTGACGGTGTATTCACCAAACAGGCATGGATGGAGATGATTGCGTCATTCAATTCTGAATTTGGATTCAACTATGGCATGGATATTCTAAAGAATCGATACAAAACTCTGAGAAGGCAATATAATGTCATTAAAAATCTTCTTGACTTGGATGGTTTTGCATGGGATGATACACGCCAGATGGTGATTGCTGATGATTGTGTCTGGCAAGATTATATCAAG GCACATACTGATGCGCGGCAATTCATGACTCGACCTGTGCCATACTATAAAAATTTGTGCGTGATATGTGATCCTAGTGCTGATGAAAAATACTGCTTTCTGGGTTTAGAGCAGCAAAACGAAGTTGAACAAATCAAGTTCCTAAAAACGTCAAATACTTCTCAATCTGCCATGTCTGTTTCCAGCGAAGACCAAGTTGATGAGGAGCAAGAATCTACACATGCAGATCAGAAGAACAAGCGTCAATTGGAGAACTGCTCAAATTCTGGTCATCTTAGAAAATTACGCCGCAAGGATGAGAGCATGGCTAGTGCTATTCGTGAGATGGCAAGTGCAGTTTCTTCCCTATCAGATAAAAAGAAAGACGATGATAACTCAAATTCTATCCCAATAGAGAATGTGATTGAAGCAATCCAAGCGTTACCTGACATGGATGAAGACCTTGTATTGGATGCATGCGATTTCCTAGAGGacgaaaagaaagcaaaaacatTTCTTGCGCTCGACGTTAAGTTACGAAAAAAATGGTTATTGAGAAAACTTCGTCCACAGCAACAGGAGTAG
- the LOC132172960 gene encoding uncharacterized protein LOC132172960 isoform X2 has translation MSNSGGFALTRTHGSDRFYNPPPVRRQQQLLLQQQRQLRRAVKSENRVESGESETRTDSDESTLSRPNSACSSSPPRQADLTNLDRVMESVTPFVPAQFFSETRGKGWRTHEADIHPSFSLGDLWESFREWSVYGVGVPLLLNGNDSVKQYYVPYLSGIQLYTDPHRLRKPGEDSDAESSRETSSAGSSDCEAERRAKSVVDGMRGPHNPMTLNSQRMSRLTLRDKPPLNSSSDEAEVCSSPGPLVFEYFEQEQPHHRPPLYDKVSNLASQFPELRLYKSCDLLPASWLSVAWYPIYRIPVGPTLQSLDASFLTFHSLSTNSRIKNQPQFHASSGRMVYGVDASSKISLPVFGLASYKLRGSILTPSGAYECQQANSLLQAADNWLRRLQLCSLLLYLLFLHRM, from the exons ATGTCCAACTCTGGCGGGTTCGCCTTGACCAGGACACACGGCTCGGACCGGTTCTACAACCCGCCGCCAGTTCGGAGGCAACAGCAGTTGTTACTGCAGCAGCAGAGGCAGCTCCGGAGGGCGGTGAAGTCGGAGAACCGGGTCGAATCGGGTGAGTCCGAGACGCGGACCGATTCGGATGAGTCGACATTGTCGAGGCCCAACTCGGCCTGCTCGTCCTCTCCCCCGAGACAAGCCGATTTGACCAACTTGGATCGGGTTATGGAATCGGTCACTCCCTTTGTCCCAGCTCAGTTCTTCTCCGAG ACAAGAGGGAAGGGATGGAGAACTCATGAAGCTGATATACATCCATCTTTTAGTCTTGGTGACCTTTGGGAGTCTTTCAGAGAGTGGAGTGTGTATGGAGTTGGGGTGCCTCTGTTATTGAATGGCAACGACTCCGTTAAACAGTACTATGTCCCATATTTGTCAGGAATACAATTGTACACAGACCCACATAGGCTGAG GAAGCCTGGTGAGGACAGTGATGCCGAGTCTTCAAGGGAGACAAGTAGTGCTGGCAGCAGTGATTGTGAAGCAGAAAGGCGAGCCAAAAGTGTTGTTGATGGAATGCGGGGTCCACACAACCCTATGACCTTAAATTCCCAAAGAATGAGCAGACTTACATTGAGAGATAAACCTCCTCTTAATTCATCCAGTGATGAAGCTGAGGTTTGCAGCTCACCTGGGCCGCTTGTATTTGAATATTTTGAACAAGAGCAACCACATCATCGCCCACCTTTGTATGACAAG GTTTCAAATCTTGCATCTCAATTTCCAGAGCTGAGGTTGTACAAGAGCTGTGATCTTTTGCCTGCAAGTTGGCTTTCTGTGGCTTG GTATCCGATATATAGAATACCTGTAGGCCCAACATTACAAAGTCTGGATGCATCTTTTCTTACGTTCCATTCCTTATCGACAAACTCCAGGA TCAAAAATCAACCACAGTTTCATGCTTCAAGTGGCAGGATGGTCTATGGAGTTGATGCATCTTCAAAGATTTCTTTGCCTGTTTTCGGCCTCGCATCCTATAAGTTAAGAGGTTCCATTTTGACCCCCAGTGGAGCCTATGAATGTCAGCAAGCAAACTCTCTATTGCAGGCTGCTGACAATTGGCTCCGGCGTTTGCAG CTTTGCAGTCTGCTCCTATACTTATTATTCCTCCACAGAATGTAA
- the LOC132172962 gene encoding protein DEHYDRATION-INDUCED 19 homolog 3-like — protein MEDDAWSFDVSIASRNYHQSTTESQSDLCIDLDEFEGDDELKTEHPCPFCPEDFDLVGLFCHIDEEHPIEANAGVCPICATRVGMNMVGHITTQHGNISKSWHKLKLCKGESYSTLSFSRKEFQDGHFRSFPTGSSSVVSTSKMAPDPLLSFIYNAPAVDESESIQPDSSTEVSIEDENSDEPISERNSQLNALSDKDQMEKARRCDFVQELLFFTILDDGS, from the exons ATGGAGGATGATGCTTGGAGCTTTGATGTTTCTATTGCTTCAAGGAACTACCACCAGTCAACTACTGAGTCTCAATCTG ATCTTTGTATAGATTTGGATGAGTTTGAAGGGGACGATGAGTTAAAAACGGAGCATCCATGCCCATTTTGTCCAGAGGATTTTGATTTGGTTGGGCTGTTCTGCCATATTGATGAGGAGCATCCTATAGAAGCAAATGCTGGG GTATGTCCGATTTGTGCTACAAGAGTGGGGATGAATATGGTTGGGCACATAACAACACAGCATGGAAACATTTCTAAGA GTTGGCACAAATTAAAACTCTGTAAGGGTGAGTCTTATTCAACCCTTTCTTTTTCAAGAAAGGAGTTTCAGGATGGACATTTCCGATCTTTTCCCACTGGGTCATCTTCTGTGGTTTCTACCTCTAAGATGGCACCTGATCCACTGCTGTCATTTATTTACAATGCGCCTGCTGTTGACGAGTCTGAAAGTATACAGCCTGATTCTTCCACTGAAGTAAGCATAGAGGATGAGAACTCAGATGAGCCAATTTCAGAAAG AAATTCTCAACTAAATGCTTTATCAGACAAGGACCAAATGGAGAAGGCAAGGAGATGCGATTTTGTCCAGGAGCTATTATTCTTCACCATCCTTGATGATGGCTCATGA
- the LOC132170842 gene encoding tlg2p-like protein a — protein sequence MATRNRTAMYRKHRDAVKSVRAPLSSSASGSGGPVIEMASLLSSNRSSYTPLSTEDPGPSSGDAFTVGLPPAWVDDSEEVAANIQQARVKMAELVKAHAKALMPSFGDGKEDQHMIEALTLDITGILRRSEKRLQKLSASGSAEDSNIRKNVQRSLATDLQNLSMDLRRKQSTYLKRLQQQKEGSDGVDLEMNMSGNKSRLEDDEFNDISMNAYQMRKLKKSEQITEERDREIQQVVQSVNDLAQIMKDLSVLVIDQGTIVDRIDYNIQTVAVSVEEGFKQLQKAERTQKKGGMVKCATVLVIMCFIMLVLLMLKEIFLT from the exons ATGGCGACGAGGAATCGTACAGCGATGTACAGAAAGCACAGAGACGCCGTGAAGAGCGTGCGAGCTCCGTTGTCTTCGTCGGCGTCCGGTTCGGGTGGTCCGGTTATCGAAATGGCTTCGCTTCTGAGTTCCAATCGGTCGTCTTATACTCCTCTTAGCACAGAAGATCCAGGTCCTTCAAG TGGGGATGCATTTACTGTGGGTCTACCACCAGCTTGGGTGGATGATTCTGAAGAAGTGGCTGCCAATATACAACAGGCTCGGGTCAAAATGGCTGAGTTAGTCAAGGCTCATGCCAAGGCTCTAATGCCCTCATTTGGAGATGGCAAAGAAGATCAACATATGATTGAGGCTCTTACCCTAGATATTACAGGTATATTGAGGAGGTCAGAGAAGAGATTACAGAAACTTTCTGCAAGTGGGTCTGCTGAGGACTCAAACATTAGGAAAAATGTACAG CGTTCTCTTGCAACAGACCTTCAGAACCTTTCCATGGACCTCCGGAGAAAACAGTCAACATATTTGAAACGTCTGCAGCAGCAAAAAGAG GGATCTGATGGGGTTGATTTGGAGATGAACATGAGTGGAAACAAATCGAGATTAGAAGATGATGAATTTAATGACATA AGTATGAATGCGTATCAAATGAGAAAGCTAAAAAAGAGTGAGCAAATCACAGAGGAAAGGGACAGAGAGATCCAACAG GTTGTGCAATCAGTGAACGACCTTGCTCAAATCATGAAGGACCTCTCAGTTCTTGTAATAGACCAG GGCACAATTGTTGATCGGATAGACTACAACATTCAGACTGTTGCTGTATCAGTTGAGGAGGGTTTTAAACAGCTCCAGAag GCAGAGAGAACACAGAAGAAAGGTGGAATGGTGAAGTGTGCAACAGTGCTTGTTATCATGTGCTTCATCATGCTAGTCCTCTTGATGCTCAAGGAGATTTTCTTAACCTAA
- the LOC132172960 gene encoding uncharacterized protein LOC132172960 isoform X1, which yields MSNSGGFALTRTHGSDRFYNPPPVRRQQQLLLQQQRQLRRAVKSENRVESGESETRTDSDESTLSRPNSACSSSPPRQADLTNLDRVMESVTPFVPAQFFSETRGKGWRTHEADIHPSFSLGDLWESFREWSVYGVGVPLLLNGNDSVKQYYVPYLSGIQLYTDPHRLRKPGEDSDAESSRETSSAGSSDCEAERRAKSVVDGMRGPHNPMTLNSQRMSRLTLRDKPPLNSSSDEAEVCSSPGPLVFEYFEQEQPHHRPPLYDKVSNLASQFPELRLYKSCDLLPASWLSVAWYPIYRIPVGPTLQSLDASFLTFHSLSTNSRIKNQPQFHASSGRMVYGVDASSKISLPVFGLASYKLRGSILTPSGAYECQQANSLLQAADNWLRRLQVNLPDFQFFVSHNSQWR from the exons ATGTCCAACTCTGGCGGGTTCGCCTTGACCAGGACACACGGCTCGGACCGGTTCTACAACCCGCCGCCAGTTCGGAGGCAACAGCAGTTGTTACTGCAGCAGCAGAGGCAGCTCCGGAGGGCGGTGAAGTCGGAGAACCGGGTCGAATCGGGTGAGTCCGAGACGCGGACCGATTCGGATGAGTCGACATTGTCGAGGCCCAACTCGGCCTGCTCGTCCTCTCCCCCGAGACAAGCCGATTTGACCAACTTGGATCGGGTTATGGAATCGGTCACTCCCTTTGTCCCAGCTCAGTTCTTCTCCGAG ACAAGAGGGAAGGGATGGAGAACTCATGAAGCTGATATACATCCATCTTTTAGTCTTGGTGACCTTTGGGAGTCTTTCAGAGAGTGGAGTGTGTATGGAGTTGGGGTGCCTCTGTTATTGAATGGCAACGACTCCGTTAAACAGTACTATGTCCCATATTTGTCAGGAATACAATTGTACACAGACCCACATAGGCTGAG GAAGCCTGGTGAGGACAGTGATGCCGAGTCTTCAAGGGAGACAAGTAGTGCTGGCAGCAGTGATTGTGAAGCAGAAAGGCGAGCCAAAAGTGTTGTTGATGGAATGCGGGGTCCACACAACCCTATGACCTTAAATTCCCAAAGAATGAGCAGACTTACATTGAGAGATAAACCTCCTCTTAATTCATCCAGTGATGAAGCTGAGGTTTGCAGCTCACCTGGGCCGCTTGTATTTGAATATTTTGAACAAGAGCAACCACATCATCGCCCACCTTTGTATGACAAG GTTTCAAATCTTGCATCTCAATTTCCAGAGCTGAGGTTGTACAAGAGCTGTGATCTTTTGCCTGCAAGTTGGCTTTCTGTGGCTTG GTATCCGATATATAGAATACCTGTAGGCCCAACATTACAAAGTCTGGATGCATCTTTTCTTACGTTCCATTCCTTATCGACAAACTCCAGGA TCAAAAATCAACCACAGTTTCATGCTTCAAGTGGCAGGATGGTCTATGGAGTTGATGCATCTTCAAAGATTTCTTTGCCTGTTTTCGGCCTCGCATCCTATAAGTTAAGAGGTTCCATTTTGACCCCCAGTGGAGCCTATGAATGTCAGCAAGCAAACTCTCTATTGCAGGCTGCTGACAATTGGCTCCGGCGTTTGCAGGTTAATCTTCCTGATTTTCAGTTCTTTGTTTCCCACAACTCACAATGGAGATGA